In Hypomesus transpacificus isolate Combined female chromosome 4, fHypTra1, whole genome shotgun sequence, the following are encoded in one genomic region:
- the oprd1a gene encoding opioid receptor, delta 1a, protein MEPSTAPVADLADLYSVIPFNVTFPDDTMSFVPNGNYTEQAQARSPAGMIIAISITALYSVICVVGLLGNILVMYGVVRYTKMKTATNIYIFNLALADALATSTLPFQSAKYLMNTWPFGELLCKVVIAIDYYNMFTSIFTLTMMSVDRYIAVCHPVRALEFRTPAKAKMINVLIWVLSSAIGVPIMVMAVIKESDSGKTMCMLKFPDPDWYWDGVTKICVFLFAFVVPVLVITICYGLMILRLKSVRLLSGSKEKDRNMRRITRMVLVVVAAFIVCWTPIHIFIIVKTLVDINTRNPLVVASWHLCIALGYINSSLNPVLYAFLDENFKRCFRDFCLPCRTQVNQNNLSTARNATQEPVSVCVPSGVGKKPV, encoded by the exons ATGGAGCCGTCCACAGCGCCCGTTGCTGATCTAGCCGATCTTTACTCCGTTATCCCGTTTAATGTCACCTTTCCGGACGACACAATGAGTTTCGTGCCCAACGGCAACTACACAGAGCAGGCACAGGCTCGGAGCCCCGCCGGTATGATAATAGCCATCTCCATCACGGCTCTCTACTCCGTGATCTGTGTGGTGGGACTTCTGGGCAACATCCTTGTTATGTACGGGGTGGTGAG ATACACTAAGATGAAGACCGCCACCAACATCTACATCTTCAACCTGGCTCTGGCAGATGCTCTGGCCACGAGCACGCTGCCCTTCCAGAGCGCCAAGTACCTGATGAACACCTGGCCTTTCGGGGAGCTCCTGTGCAAGGTGGTCATCGCCATCGACTACTACAACATGTTCACCAGCATCTTCACCCTGACCATGATGAGCGTGGACCGCTACATCGCCGTGTGCCACCCCGTGCGTGCCCTGGAGTTCCGCACGCCTGCCAAGGCCAAGATGATCAACGTGCTGATCTGGGTCTTGTCCTCGGCCATCGGTGTGCCTATCATGGTCATGGCTGTGATCAAGGAGTCAGACAGTG gtaaAACTATGTGTATGCTGAAGTTCCCTGACCCTGACTGGTACTGGGATGGGGTAACCAAGATCTGTGTGTTCCTCTTTGCCTTTGTGGTGCCCGTCCTGGTGATCACCATCTGCTACGGCCTGATGATCCTGCGGCTGAAGAGCGTGCGTCTGCTCTCCGGCTCCAAGGAGAAAGATCGCAACATGCGCCGCATCACCCGCATGgtcctggtggtggtggcggcctTCATCGTCTGCTGGACGCCCATCCACATCTTCATCATCGTCAAGACCTTGGTGGACATCAACACCAGGAACCCGTTGGTGGTGGCCAGCTGGCACCTGTGCATCGCCCTGGGCTACATCAACAGCAGCCTCAACCCCGTCCTCTATGCCTTCCTGGATGAGAACTTCAAGAGGTGCTTCAGGGATTTCTGCCTGCCCTGCCGGACCCAGGTGAACCAGAACAACCTGTCTACAGCTCGGAACGCCACCCAggagcctgtctctgtctgcgtgcCCTCGGGGGTGGGGAAGAAGCCGGTATGA
- the tent5bb gene encoding terminal nucleotidyltransferase 5Bb codes for MSSGDASEQSRRFCVLSWDQVQRLDSILGESVPIHGRGNFPTLSVQPRQIVQVVRARLEECGVVVRDVKLNGSAASYVLHQDTGLGYKDLDLIFGLNLTDDKTFRLVKDVVLDSLVEFLPEGVSRERISALTLKEAYVQKLVKVCNDTDRWSLISLSNNTGKNVELKFVDSLRRQFEFSVDSFQITLDSLLLFDRCSETPMSESFHPTVLGESMFGDFEEALSHLHTKTIATRSPEEIRGGGLLKYCHLLVRGFRPASETQMKQLQRYMCSRFFIDFPDIGEQQRKLEAYLQNHFAGMEHKRYECLVTLRGVVDESTVCLMGHERRQTLALISALALRVMAEQNAIPALSNITCYYQPAPYVRDVNFSNYYVARVQSPMAHCSNSYQTWLPCS; via the exons ATGTCCTCCGGTGATGCGTCGGAGCAGAGTCGGCGGTTCTGTGTGTTGTCTTGGGATCAGGTGCAGCGTCTGGACTCCATCCTCGGGGAAAGCGTCCCTATTCACGGACGTGGAAACTTCCCCACGCTCTCTGTCCAACCCCGACAAATAGTCCAG GTGGTCAGGGCTCGGCTGGAGGAGTGTGGGGTGGTGGTGCGGGATGTGAAGCTCAACGGCTCGGCGGCTAGCTATGTTCTCCATCAGGACACCGGCCTGGGCTACAAGGACCTGGACCTGATCTTTGGCCTGAACCTGACCGATGACAAGACCTTCCGCCTGGTTAAAGACGTCGTTCTGGACAGCCTGGTGGAGTTCCTTCCGGAGGGGGTGAGCAGGGAGCGCATCTCTGCTCTGACGCTGAAGGAAGCGTACGTTCAGAAGCTGGTGAAGGTGTGCAACGACACGGACCGCTGGAGCCTGATTTCGCTCTCCAACAACACAGGCAAGAATGTGGAGCTCAAGTTCGTCGACTCTCTACGGCGCCAGTTTGAGTTCAGCGTGGACTCGTTCCAGATCACTCTGGACTCTCTGTTGCTGTTTGATCGCTGCTCAGAGACGCCCATGTCTGAGAGCTTCCACCCCACTGTTCTAGGTGAGAGCATGTTTGGGGACTTTGAGGAGGCCCTCAGCCACCTCCACACCAAAACGATTGCCAcgcgcagccctgaggagatccgcgGAGGTGGGCTGCTGAAGTACTGCCACCTGCTGGTGCGGGGGTTCCGCCCGGCCTCCGAGACCCAGATGAAGCAGCTGCAGCGCTACATGTGCTCGCGCTTCTTCATCGACTTCCCGGACATTGGCGAGCAGCAGAGGAAGCTGGAGGCCTACCTGCAGAACCACTTTGCGGGCATGGAGCACAAGCGCTACGAGTGCCTGGTGACCCTGAGGGGCGTGGTGGACGAGAGCACCGTGTGCCTGATGGGCCACGAGCGTCGACAGACGCTGGCGCTGATCTCGGCGTTGGCGCTGAGGGTTATGGCCGAGCAGAACGCCATCCCAGCGCTCTCCAACATCACCTGCTACTACCAGCCAGCTCCCTACGTCCGAGACGTCAACTTCAGCAACTACTATGTGGCCCGTGTTCAGTCGCCCATGGCCCACTGCAGTAACTCTTATCAGACATGGCTGCCCTGCAgctga